In the Halobellus sp. MBLA0158 genome, one interval contains:
- a CDS encoding DNA-binding protein, with the protein MSSNNSSRKVVTVDEQAFERTEDAGVDEDGFEVVDDQPEFRATVQQETQAKVDSNHPDGIVQDFSHLPLAQEEKIRAREAELEHISAQAELGTQKGRAKRTREVVTERRQRKREERTPERTDPRERLSRMELAKVNQEADRMAQRLRTGHSRAAVSRALAKRVAKGQDITKAVFDTMDALKAAPGAICPIEDVPDVQTDEVSIEGEIVQLWDASSPKIAQVGLVADDTGKIKFTSWKASEPAFVQEGDTVRMRAVKKNWYEGRCSLAVTYDSMIVFPERDRRWWEE; encoded by the coding sequence GTCGACGAGGACGGCTTCGAAGTCGTCGACGACCAGCCGGAGTTCCGGGCGACGGTCCAGCAGGAAACGCAGGCGAAGGTGGATTCCAACCACCCAGACGGCATCGTCCAGGACTTCTCGCACCTGCCCCTCGCGCAGGAAGAGAAGATTCGCGCCCGGGAAGCCGAACTGGAGCACATCAGCGCCCAGGCGGAACTCGGTACCCAGAAGGGCCGGGCGAAGCGGACCCGCGAGGTCGTCACCGAACGGCGGCAGCGCAAGCGGGAGGAACGCACCCCCGAACGGACGGATCCGCGTGAACGTCTCTCCCGAATGGAGCTGGCGAAGGTAAATCAGGAAGCAGACCGGATGGCACAGCGGCTTCGCACCGGTCATAGTCGGGCGGCCGTTTCGCGGGCGCTCGCAAAGCGGGTCGCCAAGGGGCAGGACATCACCAAAGCAGTGTTCGACACGATGGACGCGCTCAAGGCGGCCCCCGGCGCCATCTGCCCGATCGAGGACGTCCCGGACGTGCAGACGGATGAGGTGAGCATCGAAGGTGAAATCGTCCAGCTCTGGGATGCTTCCAGCCCCAAGATCGCTCAAGTGGGCTTGGTCGCGGACGATACTGGGAAAATCAAGTTCACCTCGTGGAAGGCCAGCGAGCCCGCCTTCGTCCAGGAAGGTGACACCGTCCGGATGCGGGCTGTCAAGAAGAACTGGTACGAAGGACGGTGCTCACTCGCCGTGACCTACGACAGTATGATCGTCTTCCCAGAGCGCGACCGCCGCTGGTGGGAAGAGTAG
- a CDS encoding nucleotidyltransferase domain-containing protein gives MSERSPLEQADEDYEVYLQGSYANTTHTRGSSDVDVVAKITSAWRSDLEELSEEEEERYDEDHDDADYDHRDFYDDVLKALRIKFGRSAVTPGNKAIKIDKDETSLLDVDVDVVACGEYRVYRTYPEGGDDNAEIDKGIHFMPQNGDNRIINFPKIHRENGRDMHSNYKETVRIFKNARYYYNNHFDTLWTIDAHSYGIECLIYNVPENILKRTSRSDRFDEILTHLEDADFSSFDQVSEMEPLFGDSNTQWSTDEADELINRLREMWEDWYDKRKNAQLFH, from the coding sequence ATGAGCGAACGCTCCCCTCTGGAACAAGCGGACGAAGACTACGAGGTCTATTTACAGGGTTCATATGCAAACACAACACACACACGAGGGTCGAGCGACGTAGACGTCGTCGCGAAAATCACGTCTGCATGGCGCTCCGATCTTGAGGAACTCAGTGAAGAGGAGGAGGAACGATACGATGAGGATCATGATGATGCCGATTATGATCATCGTGATTTCTACGATGATGTGCTGAAGGCACTCAGGATCAAGTTTGGTCGTTCGGCTGTTACTCCCGGTAATAAGGCAATCAAGATCGACAAGGACGAAACATCACTACTTGACGTCGACGTTGATGTGGTCGCGTGCGGTGAGTACCGTGTCTACCGGACATATCCCGAAGGCGGCGACGACAACGCAGAAATCGACAAGGGGATACACTTTATGCCGCAGAACGGCGACAATCGTATAATCAACTTTCCCAAGATCCATCGTGAGAACGGACGGGATATGCACTCAAACTACAAAGAGACGGTCCGTATATTCAAGAACGCACGGTATTACTACAACAACCACTTCGATACGCTTTGGACGATTGATGCTCACTCGTACGGAATCGAGTGTCTCATATACAACGTTCCTGAGAACATCCTAAAGCGAACCAGTCGATCAGACCGGTTCGACGAAATTCTCACCCACTTAGAAGACGCGGACTTCTCAAGCTTCGATCAGGTTTCCGAGATGGAGCCTTTATTTGGAGATAGCAACACTCAATGGAGTACTGATGAGGCAGATGAACTCATAAACCGCCTCCGAGAAATGTGGGAAGACTGGTACGACAAGAGGA